TTCTCAATGTAATTGATAGCGCTGCGTAAAATCTCCACTTTGGGCAGCCGCTGAGTCGGATTGGGCACAGTCTTCTTCTTTAAAGCCTCAAAAGCTTCGTTGATCTTCTTGAGACGCCTCCTCTCGCGGAGCGTGGCCGCCTTGCGCCTGTCCGTCGGGGCGGACTTTCTCTTGCAGATCTTGCAGGCCCAGATGAGGCACTGACCAGCGCAGTGCTGCTGCAGCCCTGGCGGTGCCAGGACGTGCTCCTCACCGCTGCTGTCGCATCCGGTCTCGGATGGAACCCGATCCGGCCCTGGCGACGTGGGGCTGTCGCTGGTCCTGTACAGAGGAGACTCGGCCGACATTTCCAGGGTCTGCAGTGGTCCATTATCTCCTCCGAGGAAGCGCAGATCATTGAAGAAGTACGCGTTGGTCTCGAAAAGGTCCATCATGGTGCTATAGCCTCCAGCGGCCTACCGTTCTGACAATCCAACAGTACAAATCTGAGGTTGGCATTTAAATAGCCCAGTGACACGAGTCACAGAGCATATATATAGCATGTGAAATCGTACCCCACGTTTAGCTGTCGCAGTGCATCAAACTTCTGTTTTCAATGGCGGCTTCACACAAGAAATATGTTTGTGTCAACGCCTCTCAACTGAAGGCGAAACATCAGATGTTATCTGGCGTCTCCGGATGTCTGTCTTTTAAAGCCTAATCGTAATAAGGTATTTATCACTTGCAATTGAAATATGTGCGATTATATAATAGATGAGAAgttgttatataaatatataaatatatatatactttattTATGTGAACTACAGTAGCAGCTTCCCAGGACTC
This window of the Paramormyrops kingsleyae isolate MSU_618 chromosome 1, PKINGS_0.4, whole genome shotgun sequence genome carries:
- the myf6 gene encoding myogenic factor 6, producing MMDLFETNAYFFNDLRFLGGDNGPLQTLEMSAESPLYRTSDSPTSPGPDRVPSETGCDSSGEEHVLAPPGLQQHCAGQCLIWACKICKRKSAPTDRRKAATLRERRRLKKINEAFEALKKKTVPNPTQRLPKVEILRSAINYIEKLQDLLRSLDEQEKIQANGPLHYNTKDQHVPSTEHFGSKTYRIWPNITDHSSVPVMNQREGVAESSASSSLRRLSSIVDSISNEEPAAIYSEGAAQK